The nucleotide window TAGGAtaaaaatttagtttagagaaacatccTTCTACTCCTTCTCGCACCTGTTCCTGCAGTTACCAAATCTACAAACCTGATAGATaggaggtgattgctggtcgtgtGTTGTTGCATTCGTAACTCTAAATCATACTGCTGAAAACAACAAGTTTGCTGAATgctaaactccacactgacagctggAATCAGTACCCGGGAGCGTTGAATACCAAGAGTGATGAAATGGGCCTGTTTACTAATGGTGGAAAAGGGTAGTGATAGGATTTGAGTGAttgtaaatttagtttagagaaacagcgacaAAATTATGACCTTTGGCCTACTGAATCCACACTGTCCAGCGAACacctgtacactaattctatcctacacacgagggacaatttacagaagccgattaatctacaaacctgcacgtccatggaatgtgggaggaaaccggagaacgtggtcacagggagaacgtgcaaactgtacagacagcacccgaggtcaggatcgaacctgggtctctggtgctgtaaggcagcaattctaccgctgcgccactgtgctggcaCTGCTAACTTTGTAAAGTTAGGTTGtgcagcaaaagacaaagtggggTTAAACCAACTTTTAACCAGTGTTGAGTTCTCAGTTATTTACCATCCATATTAATTACTTCCCAGACGAAGGGACTGAAGGTATTGCAATCAAATTTGTGGATGATAACTAAGATAAACGGGAAAGCAAGTTCAGAGAAGGATGTAAAGAATTGAATGAGGAACCAATTGGTACATAAAAACTACTCTAATGGTTTGAAAATATAATCTTCATGCAAATAATAAAGAATAGATATGATGCATCAAAATGTTAATTAAATATTGAATGCTATTTTAGTTGACGTTTCTTCTCTTAGGAATAATGGTTCATTTTTGTCAAATAAAAGTCCACTCTAATAAGttcattagttctaggagcagaattaggcccatctagtttacactgccattcaatcatggctgatctatctttccctctcaacccattctcctgccttctccccataacccctgacacacttagaaatcaagaatccatcaattcgcaccttaaaaatatccattgacttggcttccacagctgtctgtggcaatgaattccaccctctgactaaagaaattcctcctcatctcatttctaaaggtgggtccttttattctgaggctatgacctatggtcctagactctcctactaatgggaacatcctctccacatccactccaggcctttcattatttggtacatttcaatggggtcccctctcacccttctaaactcgaaTGTAACGTTTAGATCTTCACCcaaaaaaatcaggaaatttaTGAAACTTAATGTCATATTTTGATGAGCCACGTTGGGATGCTTTTATTTCTTTAAATGGGAGAGTTAAATGCAGTTCTCTTAATTTACTTGGCACAGTCATGAGCATTGGAGTTATTGCTTTTTCTGTTGTTTTAGGATCTTGGGTTTGTTGTGAGAAGATGGCTGTCCTCCATGGTGGCTTTCTCTTGGCTCAGAAGAGAACTGAACCAGCAAAGCTTTTGGAAATGAAGAAATCTGACTGGGCAACTCTGGGAAAGCCGATAGTTAATGCTGTGCGTGAGATCTGTGCCGGTGAGGCTGGTGTGGTGCAGGGTCCTGGAGAAACTAGGTTGTGGCAGAAGAAAGTGCTTGCATATGTGTGGGCAAAGCTGCTAAACCCCACCTCAAATGAACCTAATGTGAAGGAGAAGGTGGATACTGAGAGTGACCAGAGATGGAAGGAAGACCTCTTCTTTCCAGCAGAAAGCATGATTCCAGACATAAATCACACCGTCTTATTTGAGCTGGTAAAGTCCTTGGGGGCTTCCGAAGTCTTTGTGGAATTGCTCTCTGCGTTGCCAGCAGGCACGTGCCACCTGGAGGTGACCCGCTTTGTGGACCATGTCCTTGATGGGACTACTGATGAAGATGTGGCCACCTTTCTCGACGTGTGGTGGGAAGCACTGAAGCTGTACGAAGGGCCGAGGGATGAAATTGTTAGAACATTTGGCGACGAGGTTAAAAAATACCTCGCACGTGCGTCCGATGTATTCTGCCGTTCGTCCAAAAGAATCAGACTAGATCCCGATGTGTCGCTGCTCCCTTCCATTAGTTCCCCTGGATCTTTAAGTAACCTGTCCATTCCTTGCCTATTTCTCCATGGACTTAGAAAAATGAAAGCTCGTGTCACACCTTATGATTATAAATGCTCTGCTATAACAAAGTTGACGGATACCTTACGCAAGTCACTCCTTTCTGACGGTGCCATTGAGCATTCTGCTGAGGTTTATTTGCAGAAACTGTCTGAACTGATTGTATTAGGTAATCCTAAAGCCCAAACACTTCCAGTTGCAGAGAACTTTGTACGGATTGTAAAGAACGCAGAGAGGGAGCTGGGAGCCCCATACCAAAAGTCCGCTTTCCAATTGCCACAGGGTGAATTAGCTCAAGGGATTGAATTACTTGCAGAAATCTTCCGGTCATGGGCACCTGAAATTCAGACTGAATCGAAGAAAGACACCAACATTGAGAGGAGAAGCCTTGCTCTGTATAGAACGGTGGAAAGTTTGAAATGCCTAAATCAAGTCAGTCCATTAATTCAAAATGGCGACATGATACCTCAAAATACAAAGGAAATTCTGTCTGATTTCATACTGAGTTCATGCTCCTTTGTGCGGAAGTGTGACTCCTACGTATCGTTGGATGATGCTGCTACTGTTGATAAAGTGAAGATGTCTGTGGCTTTTGCCATAATTAACAATAGAATGGAAAGGCATGCGGAAGTGTGTGAAATATTTGCGTCAACTCCCGGTTGGGCTTTTGCCGAGAGTGGGTGGCTTAATTGCCTGGAGAGAAACGGAGAGGTTTTTCGGAGCACTGATGTAGTTTTGAAGTTAGCTGGGATACTTAAAGACAGGTCATCCTGCACTGCCACTGCCCAGTCAGAGGTCAAACGATTCAAGAATGTGGTTTTGGATTGTCTGTCTGCTCTCCCCCTCTTGGACAAAAACAAAGCTCTTTTGGGGGTGCTGCATGCCTACGGAGGCCAAGGACTCTGCCGAGATGGAGGGGCTATGAAGGAGTGGTTCGAAGAAGAGGTGAACATGGTCTTCAATTGTATTACCCAGAGTGAGACTGTAAATAGTATTGATAAGGCAGTCACTGCCGTCGTAAGGGTTGCTTTTCTCAATCCCGAGACCACCCTGCAGAAGATGTGCCACTTGGCTGCTGTGAATCTGGGAGCTCATCGGCTATTTAGCCAGATCCTGAAGAATCTACCAGCGCTGTCTCATGAAGACGACCGGTCCTCGGAAGGGATAAACATCTTGGCCGTGTGTCTCTTGGAAACCACCGTCGACAGCCTTGCCACCGCCAAGGCGGAGAATCAGTTCCTCGAGTTCCTGACATCTCTGATGGAACCAGGAGAGATGATCGATCCAGAACTTCCACGCCCACTTCTCCAGCCCGCCCAGGTCGTAAAGATATTTGTTCTTCCTTACCTGACCGGAGGTGACTCTAATATCGTGTTTCCCCTCAAGCTTCTCAACAGGGCTCTAAAAATGCCCGTGACTGATGATGGGACCAAGGAGCACTGGCTCCTGGCCTGTTGCCCGTTCCCTCTCGTCTTTGCTCTCTCGCAGCTCCTGGACAGGTGCATCTTGTGCTGGGAGGAGGACAGTGCCGATATGTCTACTCGCGTTTCCATAGAAACGAAGAGTCTCCTCACGCAGACGTTGGAAATGGTCTGCGATGCTGTCGAACAGATCATTTCCGTAAACCCAGAGACATGGTCAACCTCTGTACATTGGCTGTACAGGAAAGCCGAACAGTTGGACTGGACTGTACGCCTTTGCTTGAAGAGCATCTTTGGCGGACATTTTAAGTTCGAGGTGCCTGCCACACTGTTTGAGGTGTGCGACCTCTCGGATGATGGCTGGTCACCACTGAACCTTCCACAGTATGGTCCAGGCACGGGGCTGCTGGCCTGGATGGAGTGCTGCAGTGCTTCTACACACATGATGGACCAGATGCTCTCCCATCTAATAATAGACTCCAAGAACGTGGAGGAGGTCAACATGTTCAGCAAGGGCTTTCTGGTCGCACTGATTCAGCTCCTTCCTTGGTGCAGTTCCAGCGAGTGGAAGCGCCTCAACCACATTGTGAGGAGCCTCCTCCAACGGGAGTTGCTTCACGTGCCGTTTACCCTGGAATACGTCCACTACCTGCCGCTTCTCAACCTGCAGCCCTTTGCACATCACCTGCAGTTCTCTCAGCTTCTTCTCCGAGCCTTCCAGCTCATCTGCAGCCACGGCTGTTCCAACTGGCTGCCGCCCGCGGGGTGGACGCACGTGGCAAGGCAGTGTGCCAGCAGCATGTCGGACATCTTGGAGTCCGTGAAGTGCAAGCTCAAAGGACTGGGAGCTCAGAACCTGGACGCAAACCAGGAGGCCCTCTTTGTAA belongs to Leucoraja erinacea ecotype New England chromosome 28, Leri_hhj_1, whole genome shotgun sequence and includes:
- the gemin4 gene encoding LOW QUALITY PROTEIN: gem-associated protein 4 (The sequence of the model RefSeq protein was modified relative to this genomic sequence to represent the inferred CDS: deleted 1 base in 1 codon), producing the protein MEWGSWVCCEKMAVLHGGFLLAQKRTEPAKLLEMKKSDWATLGKPIVNAVREICAGEAGVVQGPGETRLWQKKVLAYVWAKLLNPTSNEPNVKEKVDTESDQRWKEDLFFPAESMIPDINHTVLFELVKSLGASEVFVELLSALPAGTCHLEVTRFVDHVLDGTTDEDVATFLDVWWEALKLYEGPRDEIVRTFGDEVKKYLARASDVFCRSSKRIRLDPDVSLLPSISSPGSLSNLSIPCLFLHGLRKMKARVTPYDYKCSAITKLTDTLRKSLLSDGAIEHSAEVYLQKLSELIVLGNPKAQTLPVAENFVRIVKNAERELGAPYQKSAFQLPQGELAQGIELLAEIFRSWAPEIQTESKKDTNIERRSLALYRTVESLKCLNQVSPLIQNGDMIPQNTKEILSDFILSSCSFVRKCDSYVSLDDAATVDKVKMSVAFAIINNRMERHAEVCEIFASTPGWAFAESGWLNCLERNGEVFRSTDVVLKLAGILKDRSSCTATAQSEVKRFKNVVLDCLSALPLLDKNKALLGVLHAYGGQGLCRDGGAMKEWFEEEVNMVFNCITQSETVNSIDKAVTAVVRVAFLNPETTLQKMCHLAAVNLGAHRLFSQILKNLPALSHEDDRSSEGINILAVCLLETTVDSLATAKAENQFLEFLTSLMEPGEMIDPELPRPLLQPAQVVKIFVLPYLTGGDSNIVFPLKLLNRALKMPVTDDGTKEHWLLACCPFPLVFALSQLLDRCILCWEEDSADMSTRVSIETKSLLTQTLEMVCDAVEQIISVNPETWSTSVHWLYRKAEQLDWTVRLCLKSIFGGHFKFEVPATLFEVCDLSDDGWSPLNLPQYGPGTGLLAWMECCSASTHMMDQMLSHLIIDSKNVEEVNMFSKGFLVALIQLLPWCSSSEWKRLNHIVRSLLQRELLHVPFTLEYVHYLPLLNLQPFAHHLQFSQLLLRAFQLICSHGCSNWLPPAGWTHVARQCASSMSDILESVKCKLKGLGAQNLDANQEALFVIMQLFCHVIHIMVMMPPGTSDSLYYVSLELLSQYETLMSANTSTSGLLNKANEKHFLHSIAENLVSEEQRSILLQKISKIC